The following are encoded together in the Thermococcus sp. EP1 genome:
- a CDS encoding PH domain-containing protein codes for MKEKLPKGVLENLAPDEKVLYAIRKKFSLEAKPKWLVVTDRRIMYIDEKILGRYELTAIPYEKLELVYTKVGKLYSEFLIKREDGSEIVLPRMDKEEAKKAIGAIRDALNEIAVEPVLIERKKHLMSEEWIIHKPREIVSRGIRMEPRKTTIKQEDPLEKLKKLKELYDMGVLSQEEYEEKRKKLLEQI; via the coding sequence ATGAAAGAAAAACTTCCGAAAGGAGTCTTGGAAAACCTTGCCCCAGATGAAAAGGTTCTCTATGCAATAAGAAAGAAATTTAGTCTTGAAGCAAAGCCTAAGTGGCTTGTGGTAACTGATAGAAGGATTATGTACATAGATGAGAAAATTCTGGGGAGATATGAACTAACAGCGATACCGTATGAGAAACTTGAACTAGTTTATACCAAAGTTGGAAAGCTCTATTCTGAATTTCTAATCAAAAGGGAAGATGGAAGTGAAATTGTACTACCAAGAATGGATAAAGAGGAAGCAAAAAAAGCAATAGGGGCCATAAGAGATGCACTAAACGAAATTGCTGTTGAACCGGTTTTAATTGAGAGAAAGAAACACTTAATGAGTGAGGAGTGGATAATTCATAAGCCAAGGGAAATCGTGAGTAGGGGGATACGAATGGAGCCAAGGAAAACCACAATTAAACAAGAAGATCCGCTTGAAAAGCTTAAAAAGCTCAAAGAACTCTACGATATGGGCGTGCTCTCTCAGGAGGAGTAT